A stretch of the Ornithodoros turicata isolate Travis chromosome 4, ASM3712646v1, whole genome shotgun sequence genome encodes the following:
- the LOC135391014 gene encoding tax1-binding protein 3 homolog: MAFQHQPGTAMQCLSIPIKLAKEVGIDPEGREVMKCGFKIGGGIDQDFTRSPQGYTDNGIYVTEVYDSSPAARCGLKVHDKILQVNGYDFTMVTHKKAVEYIKKHPVLNMLIARKGVTHS; encoded by the exons ATGGCTTTCCAGCATCAACCTGGAACTGCAATGCAATGTTTAAGC ATTCCGATCAAACTTGCCAAAGAAGTCGGAATTGACCCGGAGGGAAGGGAAGTTATGAAATGTGGCTTCAAGATTGGAGGCGGAATAGATCAGGACTTCACAAGAAGTCCACAGGGTTACACAGACAAT GGCATCTATGTAACTGAGGTTTATGACAGCAGTCCAGCTGCACGATGTGGACTTAAGGTTCATGATAAGATACTACAG GTGAATGGATACGACTTCACCATGGTTACACACAAGAAGGCAGTGGAGTACATCAAGAAGCATCCCGTCCTCAATATGCTCATCGCTCGGAAAGGCGTGACACACTCGTGA
- the LOC135391012 gene encoding GTP-binding protein 2-like isoform X1: MWRKLTGKREGMETLFGPDRGRGDSDSLLWLPPEAAEGNIEYKLKLVSPSQSRLEHLVTQMKWRLREGQGEAIYKIGVEDGGLLVGLTQHELQASLNTLYSMADKLGATLTVLRERTVSREDEVPERKAAEVLVRKVPEDQQTIEIRVAVLGSVDVGKSTVLGVLTQGELDNGRGSARLNLFRHLHEIQTGHTSSISREILGFSSQGQPVTYRHCRTTEEMCDISTKLITFIDLAGHQKYLRTTVFGLTGHSPHFVMLVVNAASGMTGTGRDHLALALALQVPLAVVVNKVDTVTTAVLARTLTQLYTFLKGPTCKKVPMEVLNEDDALTAASSMVSENVVPVFLVSCVHGDGLNLLYTFLNVLPPGHTPKERDYLMQLDPEFQIDETFQVPDVGPVAGGLLTRGVLREDDNLLAGPAHDGAFYPIRVLSVQRNRVPCRLVRAGESATLALDIGDAPPGLLRRGTVLCRQESRPTASRLFRARIRLLSHPLQLNIGFQAMVQAGNVQQMAVVVGIRGRPPSLVAGEQGVVLFKFLRHPECLRPGARLLFHQGPARGIGRVLQAFPLQVAPH, from the exons ATGTGGCGAAAGCTAACAGGAAAACGTGAAG GGATGGAGACGTTATTTGGCCCAGACCGTGGTCGAGGGGATTCCGACTCTTTGTTATGGCTCCCCCCTGAAGCAGCAGAAGGCAACATTGAATACAAGTTGAAATTGGTGAGCCCTTCACAGAGCCGCCTCGAGCATCTTGTTACACAGATGAAGTGGAGGCTTCGTGAAG GGCAGGGCGAAGCAATCTACAAGATTGGCGTCGAAGATGGCGGCCTTCTCGTGGGCCTCACGCAGCATGAGCTCCAGGCTTCCctcaacaccctgtatagtatggCGGATAAGCTCGGAGCCACACTGACTGTCCTTCGGGAGAGGACAGTCAGCCGCGAGGACGAAGTGCCAGAGCGCAAAGCAGCCGAA GTGTTAGTGCGCAAAGTGCCGGAGGACCAGCAGACGATAGAAATTCGTGTGGCAGTTCTTGGCAGCGTCGATGTCGGAAAGAGCACTGTCTTGGGAGTGCTCACACAAGGAGAGCTTGACAACGGGCGAGGCAGTGCACGGTTAAACCTCTTCAG GCATCTTCATGAAATTCAAACGGGCCACACATCTAGCATCAGTCGCGAGATCCTGGGTTTCAGCTCCCAGGGACAGCCAGTGACGTATCGCCATTGTCGAACAACCGAAGAAATGTGCGACATCTCGACCAAACTGATCACTTTCATTGACTTAGCGGGCCATCAAAAATATCTGCGGACCACTGTGTTTGGACTTACAG GGCACTCCCCACACTTTGTAATGCTGGTTGTGAATGCTGCAAGTGGCATGACGGGCACTGGACGAGATCATCTGGCGCTCGCACTCGCCCTGCAGGTGCCGCTAGCTGTGGTTGTGAACAAAGTGGACACTGTCACCACGGCAGTCTTGGCTCGCACCTTGACTCAGCTCTACACATTTCTCAAGGGGCCCACTTGCAAGAAG GTTCCGATGGAAGTGTTGAACGAAGATGACGCCTTAACAGCAGCCTCCAGCATGGTGTCGGAGAACGTGGTTCCGGTATTCCTCGTATCGTGCGTACACGGAGATGGACTCAACCTGCTCTACACGTTCCTCAACGTGCTTCCTCCTGGGCACACTCCCAAAGAGCGTGATTACTTGATGCAGTTAGACCCAGAGTTTCAG ATTGACGAGACCTTTCAAGTACCCGACGTGGGGCCTGTAGCCGGTGGTTTGCTCACTCGAGGTGTGCTGCGTGAAGACGATAATCTCTTAGCCGGCCCTGCACATGACGGGGCCTTCTATCCAATCAGG GTTTTATCTGTCCAACGCAACAGGGTTCCATGTCGTTTAGTGCGCGCGGGAGAGAGTGCCACACTAGCACTGGATATTGGTGACGCTCCTCCTGGCTTGTTGCGACGGGGCACTGTTCTCTGTCGGCAAGAGTCTCGACCAACGGCATCTCGACTCTTCAGAGCCCGAATTCGCCTACTGAGCCATCCTTTGCAACTGAACATTGGCTTTCAAGCTATGGTGCAAGCTG GAAATGTACAGCAGATGGCCGTAGTTGTTGGAATCAGGGGACGACCACCAAGTTTAGTGGCTGGCGAGCAGGGCGTCGTGCTCTTCAAATTCCTTCGCCACCCGGAGTGCTTACGGCCAGGAGCACGTCTGCTTTTCCACCAGGGTCCAGCACGAGGCATTGGAAGAGTCTTACAGGCCTTTCCTCTCCAAGTAGCTCCACACTGA
- the LOC135391012 gene encoding GTP-binding protein 2-like isoform X2 — METLFGPDRGRGDSDSLLWLPPEAAEGNIEYKLKLVSPSQSRLEHLVTQMKWRLREGQGEAIYKIGVEDGGLLVGLTQHELQASLNTLYSMADKLGATLTVLRERTVSREDEVPERKAAEVLVRKVPEDQQTIEIRVAVLGSVDVGKSTVLGVLTQGELDNGRGSARLNLFRHLHEIQTGHTSSISREILGFSSQGQPVTYRHCRTTEEMCDISTKLITFIDLAGHQKYLRTTVFGLTGHSPHFVMLVVNAASGMTGTGRDHLALALALQVPLAVVVNKVDTVTTAVLARTLTQLYTFLKGPTCKKVPMEVLNEDDALTAASSMVSENVVPVFLVSCVHGDGLNLLYTFLNVLPPGHTPKERDYLMQLDPEFQIDETFQVPDVGPVAGGLLTRGVLREDDNLLAGPAHDGAFYPIRVLSVQRNRVPCRLVRAGESATLALDIGDAPPGLLRRGTVLCRQESRPTASRLFRARIRLLSHPLQLNIGFQAMVQAGNVQQMAVVVGIRGRPPSLVAGEQGVVLFKFLRHPECLRPGARLLFHQGPARGIGRVLQAFPLQVAPH, encoded by the exons ATGGAGACGTTATTTGGCCCAGACCGTGGTCGAGGGGATTCCGACTCTTTGTTATGGCTCCCCCCTGAAGCAGCAGAAGGCAACATTGAATACAAGTTGAAATTGGTGAGCCCTTCACAGAGCCGCCTCGAGCATCTTGTTACACAGATGAAGTGGAGGCTTCGTGAAG GGCAGGGCGAAGCAATCTACAAGATTGGCGTCGAAGATGGCGGCCTTCTCGTGGGCCTCACGCAGCATGAGCTCCAGGCTTCCctcaacaccctgtatagtatggCGGATAAGCTCGGAGCCACACTGACTGTCCTTCGGGAGAGGACAGTCAGCCGCGAGGACGAAGTGCCAGAGCGCAAAGCAGCCGAA GTGTTAGTGCGCAAAGTGCCGGAGGACCAGCAGACGATAGAAATTCGTGTGGCAGTTCTTGGCAGCGTCGATGTCGGAAAGAGCACTGTCTTGGGAGTGCTCACACAAGGAGAGCTTGACAACGGGCGAGGCAGTGCACGGTTAAACCTCTTCAG GCATCTTCATGAAATTCAAACGGGCCACACATCTAGCATCAGTCGCGAGATCCTGGGTTTCAGCTCCCAGGGACAGCCAGTGACGTATCGCCATTGTCGAACAACCGAAGAAATGTGCGACATCTCGACCAAACTGATCACTTTCATTGACTTAGCGGGCCATCAAAAATATCTGCGGACCACTGTGTTTGGACTTACAG GGCACTCCCCACACTTTGTAATGCTGGTTGTGAATGCTGCAAGTGGCATGACGGGCACTGGACGAGATCATCTGGCGCTCGCACTCGCCCTGCAGGTGCCGCTAGCTGTGGTTGTGAACAAAGTGGACACTGTCACCACGGCAGTCTTGGCTCGCACCTTGACTCAGCTCTACACATTTCTCAAGGGGCCCACTTGCAAGAAG GTTCCGATGGAAGTGTTGAACGAAGATGACGCCTTAACAGCAGCCTCCAGCATGGTGTCGGAGAACGTGGTTCCGGTATTCCTCGTATCGTGCGTACACGGAGATGGACTCAACCTGCTCTACACGTTCCTCAACGTGCTTCCTCCTGGGCACACTCCCAAAGAGCGTGATTACTTGATGCAGTTAGACCCAGAGTTTCAG ATTGACGAGACCTTTCAAGTACCCGACGTGGGGCCTGTAGCCGGTGGTTTGCTCACTCGAGGTGTGCTGCGTGAAGACGATAATCTCTTAGCCGGCCCTGCACATGACGGGGCCTTCTATCCAATCAGG GTTTTATCTGTCCAACGCAACAGGGTTCCATGTCGTTTAGTGCGCGCGGGAGAGAGTGCCACACTAGCACTGGATATTGGTGACGCTCCTCCTGGCTTGTTGCGACGGGGCACTGTTCTCTGTCGGCAAGAGTCTCGACCAACGGCATCTCGACTCTTCAGAGCCCGAATTCGCCTACTGAGCCATCCTTTGCAACTGAACATTGGCTTTCAAGCTATGGTGCAAGCTG GAAATGTACAGCAGATGGCCGTAGTTGTTGGAATCAGGGGACGACCACCAAGTTTAGTGGCTGGCGAGCAGGGCGTCGTGCTCTTCAAATTCCTTCGCCACCCGGAGTGCTTACGGCCAGGAGCACGTCTGCTTTTCCACCAGGGTCCAGCACGAGGCATTGGAAGAGTCTTACAGGCCTTTCCTCTCCAAGTAGCTCCACACTGA